One Thermoanaerobacter pseudethanolicus ATCC 33223 genomic window, AAAGAAAGGTTATCCCAACAAGAATAGATCTGTGATAACATTTTGTAGAAAGTATAATCTTACTTTGTCAAGATTCTCTCTTGAGTCTTTTGTGTATAAAAACAAGACTTGCTTGGGCTTAATAAAAGAAATTGTAAGCACGAGAGGTTCAAAAGAAAATCCTAATGACAAAATCAAATTTTCATATTTTTCTTTGAAGGAAACATCAGTTTCTAAATGAAACTTTTTTACTACCAAAGGAAATATTTCCTGGTAATAATAATCTTCTGCTTCTTTTGCCGGTTTCGTTTCCCAAATTTCTACTTTTTCTTTTATTTTCTTTTCGATTTCACTACTTGACAATATCCCTTCGCTTTCCATCTCCCTCTCACCTTTTGCAAGAACAAAACAATTTTGCTATTATATTCATAATTATACTATTTTATTCTACAAAAATCACCTTTAGAATTCGTCATTTTCAATTTTTTGTTGTATCGATTTGTAAAATTCACCCAATTCACCAACGTGTTCATCTTTTATTCGATGAAAAATATCCCTTGACTGCTCATGAGTATAAGTGTGAACAAGTAAATTTCTATCCTCAATCATTTTTAGCCAAACTTCCTCATTTTCAATAAGATCGTTAATAAAAGCCTGTTTAAAGGCCTCACGAGGGCTTTTTACGATTATTCCTAAATCTGCAAGATACTCTTTCATCAACTTCCAAGCCAACTCATAGCAAAGCTCAAATCTTTTAATAGTTCCATCTATATCCAAGTCATCCTTTGCTACTTCCGTCGCTTTTTTAAGATTTTCAAAAGCTTTTGCAAAATCGTTAAAAAATTTCTCAACCCTTTCTCTCATAAAGTAAAACTCCCTCTCTATATATCTTTTCTCTAAATTCTTTATTGACTTTTTTTAGATTGACAATGTCAAAAGGTCCAATCATATCCATGGCCTCCACACTTTTGTCTGACTCAACTGCTATATCAATGTCAGACTTCTTATTAAAATCTCCTCTTGCTCTTGATCCATACAAATATATCTTTTCGGGATCAATGTTTTC contains:
- a CDS encoding HI0074 family nucleotidyltransferase substrate-binding subunit, yielding MRERVEKFFNDFAKAFENLKKATEVAKDDLDIDGTIKRFELCYELAWKLMKEYLADLGIIVKSPREAFKQAFINDLIENEEVWLKMIEDRNLLVHTYTHEQSRDIFHRIKDEHVGELGEFYKSIQQKIENDEF